The following are from one region of the Bradyrhizobium septentrionale genome:
- the hemA gene encoding 5-aminolevulinate synthase has product MNYSQFFQTALNRLHDERRYRVFADLERIAGRFPHATWHSPKGSRNVVIWCSNDYLGMGQHPKVVGAMVETATRVGTGAGGTRNIAGTHHPLVQLEAELADLHGKEASLLFTSGYVSNQTGISTLAKLIPNCLILSDALNHNSMIEGVRQAGCERQIFRHNDVAHLEELLIAAGPDRPKLIVCESLYSMDGDVAPLAKICDLAEKYGAMTYVDEVHAVGMYGPRGGGIAERDGVMHRIDVLEGTLAKAFGCLGGYIAGRAEIIDAVRSYAPGFIFTTALPPAICSAATAAIRHLKTSNWERERHQDRAARTKAILTAAGLPVMSSDTHIVPLFVGDPEKCKRASDLLLEDHGIYIQPINYPTVAKGTERLRITPSPYHDDGLIDALAEALLQVWDRLGLPLRQKSLAAE; this is encoded by the coding sequence ATGAATTACAGCCAGTTTTTCCAAACCGCCCTCAACCGCCTGCATGACGAGCGGCGCTACCGGGTGTTCGCCGACCTCGAGCGGATCGCGGGACGCTTCCCGCACGCGACCTGGCATTCGCCGAAGGGCAGCCGTAACGTCGTGATCTGGTGCTCCAACGACTATCTCGGCATGGGCCAGCACCCCAAGGTGGTCGGCGCCATGGTCGAGACCGCGACCCGGGTCGGGACCGGCGCCGGCGGCACCCGCAACATCGCCGGCACCCACCATCCGCTGGTGCAGCTAGAGGCCGAGCTCGCCGACCTCCACGGCAAGGAAGCCTCGCTGCTGTTCACCTCGGGCTATGTCTCGAACCAGACCGGCATCTCGACGCTCGCCAAGCTGATCCCGAACTGCCTGATCCTGTCGGACGCGCTGAACCACAATTCGATGATCGAAGGCGTCCGGCAGGCCGGCTGCGAGCGCCAGATCTTCCGCCACAACGACGTCGCCCATCTCGAAGAGCTGCTGATCGCCGCCGGCCCCGACCGGCCGAAGCTGATCGTCTGCGAGAGCCTTTATTCGATGGACGGCGACGTCGCGCCGCTCGCCAAGATCTGCGATCTCGCCGAGAAATACGGCGCCATGACCTATGTCGACGAGGTGCATGCGGTCGGCATGTACGGCCCGCGCGGCGGCGGCATTGCCGAGCGTGACGGCGTGATGCACCGGATCGACGTGCTCGAAGGCACCCTGGCCAAGGCGTTCGGCTGCCTCGGCGGCTATATCGCCGGCCGCGCCGAGATCATCGATGCGGTGCGCTCCTACGCGCCGGGCTTCATCTTCACCACCGCGCTGCCGCCGGCGATCTGCTCGGCTGCGACGGCCGCGATCCGCCATCTCAAGACCTCGAACTGGGAGCGCGAGCGCCACCAGGACCGCGCCGCCCGCACCAAGGCGATCCTGACCGCCGCCGGGCTGCCGGTGATGTCGAGCGACACCCATATCGTGCCGCTGTTCGTCGGCGATCCCGAGAAGTGCAAGCGCGCCTCCGACCTGCTGCTCGAGGACCACGGCATCTACATCCAGCCGATCAACTATCCGACGGTCGCCAAGGGCACCGAGCGGCTGCGCATCACGCCCTCGCCCTACCATGACGACGGCCTGATCGACGCGCTGGCCGAGGCCCTGCTCCAGGTCTGGGACCGGCTCGGCCTGCCGCTGCGCCAGAAGTCGCTGGCCGCCGAGTAA
- a CDS encoding PAS domain-containing hybrid sensor histidine kinase/response regulator, whose product MLHDWGVIATAFAYIGLLFFIASRGDRTSPGARGRASQWIYPLSLAIYCTSWTFFGSVGFATRTSIDFLAIYVGPIVMIGLCTPLLRRVIALAKSQNITSIADFIGARYGKSQAVAATVALIAIIGSVPYIALQLKAMASSLETILSEDQAFSKIPIIGDIALMVTLAMAVFAVLFGTRHTDATEHQHGLILAIAAESIVKLVAFIAAGAFVTFWMFSPVELYERALKTPEAVRAIEYVPSIGNFLIMTLLSFCAVMLLPRQFHVSVVENSTSAEVSRARWLFPLYLVAINLFVIPIAIAGLVIFPFGAVDADMFVLALPIEGNSQLLSLAVFVGGLSAATAMVIVECVALSIMVSNDIVLPLVLPRSDDISAGQKDFGDFLLKARRFSIFAIMVLAYFYYRALGNTQLVAIGLLSFAAITQLAPAFFGGLFWRRATARGAMAGMLVGFATWLYTLFIPSFLETSTTGLMLLQHGPFGIEALRPQALFGADLPPLLHGVLWSLALNILTYVLFSLARAPSAIELLQADVFVPNALAPIAPSFRRWRTTVTVQDIQSTVTQYLGPDRTREAFASFAADRNIMLQTSAPADFELLQHAERLIASSIGAASSRLVMSLLLQRRTVSAKAALKLLDDSHAALHFNREILQTALNHVRQGIAVFDADLQLICSNRQFSELLGLPPHLVQLGIPLPEILEFMGAISPPPAGDSDGLLQLRLRAYTTEGEPYLERFTDRHLVIEVRANRMPGGGLVITFSDVTPSFEAAEALERANATLEKRVRDRTEELTRLNSELALAKGVAEDANASKTRFLAAASHDILQPLNAARLYVTSLVERQNGGEDSRLVENIDDSLEAIEDILGALLDISRLDAGAMTPAITSFRMADLMRSLEIEFMPIARDKGLDLRFVACSLPVESDRSLLRRLLQNFISNAIKYTPRGRVLIGCRRRDDKLQVSIFDTGVGIPVQKRGEIFKEFHRLEQGARIARGLGLGLSIVERLARVLNHRIAISANLSGGSAFSVTVPVATAVNHTAAVTSATPLSKTPMSGSLIVCIENDPAILDGMKTLLTAWDAEVIAVLDADGAISAIEAAGSRVTGVLVDYHLDRGNGVAAIREIRRRFGDGIPAILITADRSPAVRAAAREENIAVLNKPVKPASLRALLGQWRTQQMVAAE is encoded by the coding sequence ATGCTGCACGACTGGGGCGTCATCGCCACGGCGTTCGCCTACATCGGATTGTTGTTCTTCATTGCCAGCCGCGGCGACCGGACGTCGCCGGGCGCGCGCGGCCGTGCCAGCCAGTGGATCTATCCGCTGTCGCTGGCGATCTACTGCACCTCCTGGACCTTCTTCGGCTCGGTCGGCTTCGCCACCCGCACCAGCATCGACTTCCTGGCGATCTATGTCGGCCCGATCGTGATGATCGGGCTGTGCACGCCGCTGCTGCGCCGCGTGATCGCGCTCGCCAAGTCGCAGAACATCACCTCGATTGCCGACTTCATCGGCGCCCGCTACGGCAAGAGCCAGGCGGTCGCGGCCACCGTGGCGCTGATCGCGATCATCGGCTCGGTGCCCTACATCGCGCTGCAACTCAAGGCGATGGCGTCGTCGCTGGAGACCATCCTGAGCGAGGACCAGGCGTTCTCGAAGATCCCGATCATCGGCGACATCGCGCTGATGGTAACCTTGGCGATGGCGGTGTTCGCGGTGCTGTTCGGCACCCGCCACACCGACGCCACCGAGCACCAGCACGGCCTGATCCTGGCGATCGCCGCCGAATCCATCGTCAAGCTGGTCGCCTTCATCGCCGCCGGCGCCTTCGTCACCTTCTGGATGTTCTCTCCGGTCGAGCTCTATGAGCGCGCCCTGAAGACGCCGGAGGCGGTGCGCGCGATCGAATACGTGCCGTCGATCGGCAATTTCCTGATCATGACGCTGCTGTCGTTCTGCGCGGTCATGCTGTTGCCGCGCCAGTTCCACGTCAGCGTGGTGGAGAATTCCACCAGCGCCGAGGTCAGCCGGGCGCGCTGGCTGTTCCCGCTCTACCTCGTCGCGATCAACCTGTTCGTGATTCCGATCGCGATCGCGGGCCTTGTCATCTTCCCGTTCGGCGCGGTCGATGCCGACATGTTCGTGCTGGCGCTGCCGATCGAGGGCAATTCGCAGCTGCTCAGCCTCGCCGTCTTCGTCGGCGGACTGTCGGCGGCGACCGCGATGGTGATCGTCGAATGCGTCGCGCTCTCGATCATGGTCTCCAACGACATCGTGCTGCCGCTGGTGCTGCCGCGCAGCGACGACATCAGCGCCGGCCAGAAGGATTTCGGCGATTTCCTGCTGAAGGCGCGCCGCTTCTCGATCTTCGCCATCATGGTGCTGGCGTATTTCTACTATCGCGCGCTCGGCAACACCCAGCTGGTCGCGATCGGCCTATTGTCGTTTGCCGCGATCACCCAGCTGGCGCCGGCCTTCTTCGGCGGCCTGTTCTGGCGGCGCGCCACCGCGCGCGGCGCCATGGCGGGCATGCTGGTCGGCTTCGCGACATGGCTCTACACGCTGTTCATCCCGAGCTTCCTGGAGACCTCGACCACCGGCCTGATGCTGCTGCAGCATGGACCGTTCGGGATCGAGGCGCTGCGGCCACAGGCCTTGTTCGGCGCCGACCTGCCGCCGCTGCTGCACGGCGTGCTGTGGAGCCTCGCGCTCAACATCCTGACCTATGTCCTGTTCTCGCTGGCGCGCGCGCCGTCCGCGATCGAGCTGTTGCAGGCCGATGTGTTCGTGCCCAACGCGCTGGCGCCGATCGCGCCAAGCTTCCGGCGCTGGCGCACCACGGTGACGGTGCAGGACATCCAGAGCACGGTGACGCAATATCTCGGTCCCGACCGCACCCGCGAGGCCTTCGCCTCGTTCGCGGCCGACCGCAATATCATGCTGCAGACCTCGGCGCCGGCCGATTTCGAGCTGCTGCAGCATGCCGAGCGGCTGATCGCCTCCTCGATCGGGGCCGCGTCCTCGCGCCTCGTGATGTCGCTGCTGTTGCAGCGGCGCACGGTGTCGGCCAAGGCCGCGCTGAAGCTGCTCGACGATTCCCACGCCGCGCTGCACTTCAACCGCGAGATCCTGCAGACCGCGCTCAATCATGTGCGCCAGGGCATCGCGGTGTTCGACGCCGATTTGCAGCTGATCTGTTCCAACCGCCAGTTCTCCGAATTGCTCGGGCTGCCGCCGCATCTGGTGCAGCTCGGCATCCCGCTGCCCGAGATCCTCGAATTCATGGGGGCGATCAGTCCGCCGCCGGCGGGCGACAGCGACGGCCTGTTGCAGCTGCGGCTGCGCGCCTACACCACCGAGGGCGAGCCCTATCTGGAACGCTTCACCGACCGCCATCTGGTGATCGAGGTGCGCGCCAACCGGATGCCGGGCGGCGGGCTCGTCATCACCTTCTCCGACGTCACGCCGAGCTTCGAGGCCGCCGAGGCGCTGGAGCGCGCCAATGCGACGCTGGAAAAGCGCGTGCGCGACCGCACCGAGGAGCTGACGCGGCTGAACTCGGAGCTCGCGCTCGCCAAGGGCGTCGCGGAAGACGCCAACGCCTCCAAGACGCGCTTCCTGGCGGCGGCCAGCCACGACATCCTGCAGCCGCTCAATGCGGCGCGGCTCTACGTCACGAGCCTGGTCGAGCGCCAGAACGGCGGCGAGGATTCACGGCTGGTCGAGAACATCGACGACTCGCTGGAAGCGATCGAGGACATCCTGGGCGCGCTGCTCGACATCTCCAGGCTCGACGCCGGTGCCATGACGCCGGCGATCACGAGCTTCCGGATGGCGGACCTGATGCGCTCGCTGGAGATCGAGTTCATGCCGATCGCCCGCGACAAGGGCCTCGATCTGCGCTTCGTGGCCTGCTCGCTGCCGGTCGAATCCGATCGTTCGCTGCTGCGCCGGCTGCTGCAGAACTTCATCTCTAACGCCATCAAATATACCCCGCGCGGCCGCGTGCTGATCGGCTGCCGCCGCCGCGACGATAAGCTGCAGGTCAGCATCTTCGACACCGGCGTCGGTATCCCCGTGCAGAAGCGCGGCGAGATCTTCAAGGAATTCCACCGCCTCGAGCAGGGCGCCCGCATCGCCCGCGGCCTCGGCCTCGGCCTGTCGATCGTCGAGCGGCTGGCGCGCGTGCTCAATCACCGCATCGCGATCTCGGCCAATCTGAGCGGCGGCTCGGCATTCTCGGTCACGGTGCCGGTCGCGACCGCGGTCAATCATACCGCGGCGGTCACCAGCGCCACACCGCTGTCGAAGACGCCGATGAGCGGTTCGTTGATCGTCTGCATCGAGAACGATCCCGCCATTCTCGACGGCATGAAGACGCTGCTGACGGCGTGGGACGCCGAGGTGATCGCGGTGCTCGATGCCGACGGCGCGATCAGTGCGATCGAGGCCGCCGGCAGCCGCGTCACCGGCGTGCTGGTCGACTACCATCTCGACCGCGGCAACGGCGTCGCCGCGATCCGCGAGATCCGCCGCCGCTTCGGCGACGGCATTCCGGCGATCCTGATCACCGCCGACCGCAGCCCGGCGGTGCGCGCCGCCGCGCGCGAGGAGAACATCGCGGTGCTGAACAAGCCGGTCAAACCGGCCTCGCTGCGCGCCCTGCTCGGACAGTGGCGGACGCAACAGATGGTGGCGGCGGAATAG
- a CDS encoding response regulator, which produces MTAAANTHLVIADDHPLFRDALRQAVSSVVSSATISEAGSFEDLTALLERDSEVDLILLDLSMPGISGFSGLIYLRAQYPAIPVVIVSASDDAGTIRRSLDFGASGFIPKRFGVETLRDAIMKVMEGDVWVPPDTDLSAGGDPDMTRLRDRLVTLTPQQVRVLMMLSEGLLNKQIAYELGVSEATIKAHVSAILQKLGVESRTQAVIAAAKIAGGQWRQGTPST; this is translated from the coding sequence ATGACTGCTGCAGCCAATACTCATCTTGTCATCGCCGACGACCATCCGCTGTTCCGCGATGCGTTGCGTCAGGCGGTGTCGAGCGTCGTGAGTTCGGCCACGATCAGCGAGGCCGGATCGTTCGAGGATCTGACCGCGCTCCTGGAGCGGGACTCCGAGGTCGACCTGATTCTGCTCGATCTGAGCATGCCGGGGATCAGCGGCTTCTCCGGCCTGATCTATCTGCGGGCGCAATATCCGGCGATCCCGGTCGTCATCGTCTCCGCCAGCGACGATGCCGGAACCATCCGCCGCTCGCTCGACTTCGGCGCCTCCGGTTTCATCCCCAAGCGCTTCGGCGTCGAGACGCTGCGCGATGCCATCATGAAGGTGATGGAAGGCGACGTCTGGGTTCCGCCGGACACCGATCTGTCGGCTGGCGGCGATCCCGACATGACCCGGCTGCGCGACCGCCTGGTGACGCTGACCCCGCAGCAGGTGCGGGTGCTGATGATGCTGTCCGAGGGGCTGCTCAACAAGCAGATCGCCTACGAGCTCGGCGTCTCCGAGGCGACCATCAAGGCCCATGTCTCGGCCATCCTGCAGAAGCTCGGCGTCGAAAGCCGCACCCAAGCCGTGATCGCCGCCGCCAAGATCGCCGGCGGCCAGTGGCGCCAGGGCACGCCGTCGACGTAA
- a CDS encoding MFS transporter: MTKDERFVILASSLGTVFEWYDFYLYGSLAGIIGAQFFSDYPPATRDIFALLAFAAGFLVRPFGAIVFGRVGDIVGRKYTFLVTILIMGLSTFIVGLLPNAKTIGIAAPIILITLRLLQGLALGGEYGGAATYVAEHAPMGKRGYYTSFIQTTATLGLFLSLLVILFTRSITGEKDFAEWGWRIPFLVSVLLLGISVWIRLRLNESPVFQRMKDEGKASKAPLTEAFATWSNAKIVILALFGLTMGQAVIWYTGQFYALFFLQSILKVDGYTANLLIAWSLLLGTGFFLVFGALSDKIGRKPIILAGCLIGALTLFPIFKMITTNANPALEKAYETVKVQVVADPAGCGDLFNPVGTRVFTAPCDTARAFLAQSSVKYSTVPGPAGSPVKIMVNDKEVPYTDAKTSNPLITAAVQAAGYPKPGDAGIVKMSNPFDVFRPQVAAVIGLLFILVLYVTMVYGPIAAMLVELFPTKIRYTSMSLPYHIGNGWFGGLLPATAFAITASTGDIYSGLWYPIIFAAITVVVGALFIPETKDVDISKT, encoded by the coding sequence ATGACCAAGGATGAGCGTTTCGTCATCCTCGCGTCGTCGCTCGGTACCGTGTTCGAGTGGTACGACTTCTATCTCTACGGATCGCTGGCCGGCATCATCGGCGCGCAGTTCTTCTCCGACTATCCGCCGGCGACCCGCGATATCTTCGCGCTGCTGGCCTTCGCCGCCGGCTTCCTGGTGCGCCCGTTCGGCGCGATCGTGTTCGGCCGGGTCGGCGACATCGTCGGCCGCAAATACACCTTCCTCGTCACCATCCTGATCATGGGCCTGTCGACCTTCATCGTCGGCCTGTTGCCCAACGCCAAGACCATCGGCATCGCAGCGCCGATCATCCTGATCACGCTGCGCCTGCTGCAGGGCCTCGCGCTCGGCGGTGAATATGGCGGTGCGGCGACCTACGTCGCCGAGCATGCGCCGATGGGCAAGCGCGGCTACTACACCTCGTTCATCCAGACCACGGCAACACTCGGCCTGTTCCTGTCGCTGCTGGTGATCCTGTTCACCCGATCCATCACCGGCGAAAAGGACTTCGCGGAATGGGGCTGGCGCATTCCGTTCCTGGTGTCGGTGCTGCTGCTCGGCATCTCGGTCTGGATCCGGCTGCGGTTGAATGAATCGCCGGTATTCCAGCGCATGAAGGACGAGGGCAAGGCCTCCAAGGCGCCGTTGACCGAAGCCTTCGCGACCTGGAGCAACGCCAAGATCGTGATCCTCGCGCTGTTCGGCCTGACGATGGGCCAGGCGGTGATCTGGTACACGGGCCAGTTCTATGCGCTGTTCTTCCTGCAATCGATCCTGAAGGTCGACGGCTACACCGCCAACCTCCTGATCGCCTGGTCGCTGTTGCTCGGCACCGGCTTCTTCCTGGTGTTCGGCGCGCTGTCGGACAAGATCGGCCGCAAGCCGATCATCCTGGCGGGCTGCCTGATCGGCGCACTCACACTGTTCCCGATCTTCAAGATGATCACGACCAACGCCAACCCGGCGCTGGAAAAGGCCTATGAGACGGTCAAGGTGCAGGTGGTGGCGGATCCCGCGGGCTGCGGCGATCTGTTCAACCCGGTCGGCACCCGCGTCTTCACGGCGCCTTGCGACACCGCCCGCGCCTTCCTGGCCCAGTCGTCGGTGAAGTACTCCACCGTGCCAGGCCCGGCCGGCTCGCCGGTGAAGATCATGGTCAACGACAAGGAGGTGCCGTACACGGACGCCAAGACGTCGAACCCCCTGATCACCGCGGCGGTGCAGGCGGCGGGCTATCCGAAGCCAGGCGACGCCGGCATCGTGAAGATGTCGAACCCGTTCGACGTCTTCCGTCCGCAGGTAGCCGCGGTCATTGGCCTGCTGTTCATCTTGGTGCTCTACGTAACCATGGTCTACGGACCGATCGCGGCGATGCTGGTGGAACTGTTCCCGACCAAGATCCGCTACACCTCGATGTCGCTGCCCTATCACATCGGCAACGGCTGGTTCGGCGGCCTGCTCCCGGCGACCGCGTTCGCGATCACCGCCTCGACCGGCGATATCTACTCCGGCCTCTGGTATCCGATCATCTTCGCGGCAATCACCGTCGTGGTCGGCGCGTTGTTCATTCCGGAGACCAAGGACGTCGACATCAGCAAGACCTGA
- a CDS encoding secondary thiamine-phosphate synthase enzyme YjbQ, with translation MNSQRTMSRSAPSSVAATSIVSSRLTVETSGAGFTDITREVAKFLREVRAGEGAVTLFIRHTSASLTIQENADPTVLVDLMTALDRAAPEDGGWRHDTEGPDDMPAHIKTMLTATSLQIPVLDDEMALGTWQGIYLIEHRARPHRREIVLQFIGAIR, from the coding sequence ATGAACTCACAGAGAACTATGTCGCGCTCGGCGCCATCATCGGTCGCTGCAACCAGCATCGTCTCGTCGCGGTTGACGGTGGAAACCTCTGGCGCAGGCTTCACCGACATCACGCGCGAGGTTGCAAAATTCCTGCGCGAGGTGCGTGCCGGCGAGGGCGCGGTGACGCTGTTCATCCGTCACACCTCGGCCTCGCTGACGATCCAGGAGAATGCCGACCCGACGGTGCTGGTCGATCTGATGACGGCGCTCGATCGCGCCGCGCCCGAAGACGGCGGCTGGCGCCACGACACCGAAGGTCCCGACGACATGCCGGCGCATATCAAGACCATGCTGACGGCGACCTCGCTGCAGATTCCGGTGCTTGATGATGAAATGGCGCTCGGCACCTGGCAGGGCATTTATCTGATCGAGCATCGCGCCCGCCCGCACCGGCGCGAGATCGTGCTGCAATTCATCGGTGCCATACGCTGA
- a CDS encoding 2-hydroxychromene-2-carboxylate isomerase has protein sequence MPRPIDYYFSLQSPWAYIGHKPFVRLVRIYDLKVNYRPVLLVDLFSETGGLPLAQRHPVRQRYRMIELQRWRDKRGLNFHLQPANWPFNGRLADGIVIAALEAGLDPEPFLQRAYPAVWELELNLADPATLVKLADDAGLPGRQLVERSPSDAISAAYEQNRQDALNTGVFGSPGYVLDGEVFWGQDRIELLEDALKSGRKPYSSVV, from the coding sequence ATGCCGCGCCCAATCGATTACTACTTCTCGCTGCAATCACCTTGGGCCTATATCGGCCACAAGCCCTTCGTTCGGCTCGTAAGAATTTACGATCTCAAGGTAAATTATCGGCCCGTGCTGCTGGTCGATCTGTTCTCGGAGACCGGCGGGCTGCCGCTCGCGCAGCGCCATCCGGTGCGACAGCGCTACCGGATGATCGAGTTGCAGCGCTGGCGCGACAAGCGCGGGCTGAATTTCCATCTGCAGCCGGCCAACTGGCCGTTCAACGGTCGACTGGCCGATGGCATCGTGATCGCGGCGCTCGAGGCGGGCCTCGACCCCGAGCCGTTTTTGCAGCGGGCCTATCCCGCGGTCTGGGAGCTTGAGCTCAACCTTGCCGATCCCGCGACGCTGGTGAAGCTCGCCGACGATGCCGGCTTGCCCGGCCGGCAGCTTGTCGAGCGCTCGCCCTCTGATGCGATCAGCGCGGCCTATGAGCAGAATCGCCAGGATGCACTCAACACCGGCGTGTTCGGCTCGCCCGGCTATGTGCTCGATGGCGAGGTCTTCTGGGGCCAGGACCGGATCGAATTGCTCGAGGACGCGTTGAAGTCAGGCCGCAAGCCCTATAGCTCTGTGGTCTAG
- a CDS encoding AtpZ/AtpI family protein, which produces MAESTNDGADGSRDHSSPDEAALSARLGSLDHRLSEIRDSRRSKTDQSGTEGGDSAARASAMALGFRLSSELVAGVVVGAALGWGVDRLLSTSPFGFIVLTLLGFVAGVVNVVRSAGVASGKR; this is translated from the coding sequence ATGGCTGAAAGCACCAACGACGGCGCAGATGGAAGTCGCGATCATTCGTCTCCCGACGAAGCTGCGCTTTCCGCAAGGCTCGGAAGTCTCGATCATCGGTTGTCAGAAATTCGCGACAGCCGCAGGAGCAAGACTGATCAATCCGGTACTGAAGGCGGGGACAGTGCGGCCAGAGCTTCGGCGATGGCGCTCGGTTTTCGTCTTTCCTCGGAGCTGGTCGCGGGCGTTGTCGTCGGGGCGGCGCTTGGCTGGGGGGTCGACCGTTTGCTGTCGACGTCGCCATTCGGATTCATCGTGTTAACGCTGCTCGGCTTCGTCGCCGGCGTGGTCAACGTGGTGAGGTCCGCGGGCGTGGCCTCGGGCAAGCGCTGA
- a CDS encoding F0F1 ATP synthase subunit A: MKIDPIHQFNIEPLFTLGHIGNHTIAFTNSTLFMLIAVLLIALLMLASGRELVPGRLQSVAEISYEFVATTIRSTAGAEGMKFFPLIFSLFMFLCVSNLVGVIPYTFTIASHLIVTAALALLVFFTVLIYGVYKNGLKFFSIFVPHGVPIYILPLVMFIEILSFFLRPVSHSVRLFANMLAGHIALKVFAGFVAMLGFSLGALGWVGGVLPLALTVALYALELLVAFLQAYVFAILTCIYLNDAIHPGH; this comes from the coding sequence ATGAAAATCGACCCGATCCACCAGTTCAATATCGAGCCCCTCTTCACGCTCGGCCACATCGGCAATCACACGATCGCCTTCACCAATTCGACGCTCTTCATGCTCATCGCGGTGCTCTTGATCGCGCTGCTGATGCTGGCGAGCGGCCGGGAACTGGTTCCGGGGCGGCTGCAGTCGGTCGCCGAAATCTCCTACGAGTTCGTCGCCACCACGATTCGCAGCACGGCCGGCGCGGAAGGCATGAAGTTCTTCCCGCTGATCTTCTCGCTCTTCATGTTCCTCTGCGTCTCGAACCTGGTGGGCGTGATCCCCTACACCTTCACGATCGCGAGCCATCTGATCGTGACCGCGGCGCTTGCGCTGCTGGTTTTCTTCACCGTCCTGATCTACGGCGTCTACAAGAACGGCCTGAAATTCTTCAGTATCTTCGTCCCCCACGGCGTTCCGATCTACATCCTGCCGCTGGTCATGTTCATCGAGATCCTGTCGTTCTTCCTGCGGCCGGTCTCGCACAGCGTTCGTCTGTTCGCCAACATGCTGGCCGGCCACATCGCGCTGAAGGTGTTCGCGGGCTTCGTCGCGATGCTCGGCTTCTCGCTCGGCGCGCTCGGCTGGGTCGGCGGCGTGCTGCCGCTCGCGCTCACGGTGGCGCTGTACGCCCTCGAACTGCTGGTCGCGTTCCTGCAGGCCTATGTGTTCGCGATCCTGACCTGCATCTACCTCAACGACGCCATTCATCCGGGACACTAA
- a CDS encoding F0F1 ATP synthase subunit C translates to MEPAAAKLIGAGIACIGMGGAGVGVGIIFGNYLAAAVRNPSAAQGQFGNLIFGFAVTEALGIFSLLIALLLLFVPL, encoded by the coding sequence ATGGAACCGGCAGCAGCAAAACTTATCGGCGCGGGCATCGCGTGCATCGGCATGGGCGGTGCGGGCGTCGGCGTGGGCATCATCTTCGGCAACTACCTCGCCGCTGCGGTGCGCAACCCCTCGGCCGCGCAGGGCCAGTTCGGCAACCTGATCTTCGGCTTCGCCGTGACCGAAGCGCTCGGCATCTTCTCGCTGCTGATCGCGCTGCTTCTGCTGTTCGTTCCGCTCTGA
- a CDS encoding F0F1 ATP synthase subunit B, which produces MAESHGEAKGQKAGAHTETDGGHHGGAFPPFDSSNFASQLVSLAIAFVALYLIVSRIALPRVGGTIDARQNKIEGDLAEAQKLKDESDAALKAYETELANARANAQAIGNETREKLNAASEVERKALEEKLAARLADAEKQIATTRTNAMSNVRGIAADAAGAIVQQLAGVTPDANAVNSAVDASLKG; this is translated from the coding sequence ATGGCTGAGAGTCATGGCGAGGCAAAAGGCCAGAAAGCCGGCGCCCACACCGAGACCGATGGCGGACATCACGGCGGAGCCTTTCCGCCGTTCGATTCGTCCAATTTCGCCTCGCAGCTGGTGTCGCTGGCGATTGCATTTGTCGCGCTCTACCTGATCGTGTCGCGTATCGCACTGCCGCGTGTCGGCGGGACGATCGATGCACGTCAGAACAAGATCGAGGGCGATCTGGCCGAGGCGCAGAAGCTGAAGGACGAGTCCGACGCGGCGCTGAAGGCCTATGAAACCGAGCTGGCGAACGCCCGCGCCAACGCGCAGGCGATCGGCAACGAGACCCGCGAGAAGCTGAACGCGGCCTCCGAAGTCGAGCGCAAGGCGCTGGAAGAGAAGCTGGCGGCCAGGCTCGCCGACGCCGAGAAGCAGATCGCAACGACCCGGACCAACGCCATGAGCAACGTCCGCGGCATCGCGGCGGATGCAGCCGGCGCCATCGTCCAGCAACTCGCCGGCGTCACGCCGGACGCGAATGCGGTCAACAGCGCCGTCGACGCGTCGCTGAAGGGATAG
- a CDS encoding ATP F0F1 synthase subunit B (Produces ATP from ADP in the presence of a proton gradient across the membrane. Subunit B is part of the membrane proton channel.), whose protein sequence is MFYEPETWVAIAFVILMVVFGYLGVHRTLLTALDHRAERIKAELEDARRLKDEANKLLGEYKARRASAEREAQEIISNAKQEAERIAAEAKTKMEDFVARRTKTAESKIAQAEAQAVADVRAAAANAAVTAASTILSQSVKGSVADDLVGKGIAEVRSKLN, encoded by the coding sequence ATGTTTTACGAACCGGAAACCTGGGTTGCGATCGCCTTCGTCATTCTGATGGTAGTGTTCGGCTACCTCGGCGTCCATCGCACCCTGCTGACGGCGCTCGACCACCGTGCCGAGCGCATCAAGGCCGAGCTCGAGGACGCCCGCCGTCTGAAGGACGAGGCCAACAAGCTGCTCGGCGAGTACAAGGCGCGCCGCGCCAGCGCCGAGCGCGAGGCCCAGGAGATCATCTCCAACGCCAAGCAAGAGGCCGAGCGGATCGCGGCCGAGGCCAAGACCAAGATGGAAGATTTTGTTGCGCGGCGGACCAAGACCGCCGAGAGCAAGATCGCCCAGGCCGAGGCCCAGGCCGTGGCCGATGTCCGCGCCGCTGCGGCCAACGCCGCCGTGACCGCCGCCTCGACCATCCTGTCGCAGTCGGTCAAGGGCTCGGTTGCCGACGACCTGGTCGGCAAGGGCATCGCCGAAGTCCGCTCCAAGCTGAACTGA